A window from Sphingopyxis alaskensis RB2256 encodes these proteins:
- a CDS encoding sensor histidine kinase, with translation MFDRLSSLVIALTLIAIAAIFAALAGGDPPTIAMMAVAGFAATFTVYSALPPALSATRAQRTSPAETRPLSLLRHPDFARWVDQEKDPLLGVADNVVAIANDAAIRLLGRHIVGADIRTAIRHPLATEWLSRIDGDAPLETIDLVDYPRPGQRWTMRIAALSNGERIVFLSDRSAIDAADRMRSDFVANASHELRTPLAAIIGYVETLQDMNGEDDGATRRRFLSIIEREARRMQQLVIDLLSISRVEADRFRRPTAEVDLAAIVRHTITQLQDSESARPKDIVAALGTEAMPMLGDEAQLGQLAHNIISNALKYGRPGTPVTVELLREGARVRLSVSDEGDGIAPDHIPRLTERFYRVDEARSRSVGGTGLGLAIVKHISERHQGQLHIDSEPGKGTSVSISFPLAASA, from the coding sequence ATGTTCGATCGCCTGTCCAGCCTTGTCATCGCGCTGACGCTGATCGCCATTGCGGCGATCTTTGCGGCGCTGGCCGGTGGCGACCCGCCGACGATCGCGATGATGGCGGTCGCGGGTTTCGCCGCAACCTTCACGGTTTACAGCGCGCTTCCTCCCGCCCTGTCCGCGACCCGCGCCCAGCGAACCTCGCCTGCCGAGACACGTCCGCTTTCCTTGCTGCGTCATCCCGATTTCGCACGCTGGGTCGATCAGGAAAAAGACCCGCTGCTCGGCGTTGCCGATAATGTCGTCGCCATCGCCAACGACGCGGCCATTCGGCTGCTCGGACGGCACATCGTCGGCGCCGACATCCGCACCGCGATCCGTCATCCGCTCGCCACCGAATGGCTGTCGCGGATCGACGGCGACGCGCCGCTGGAGACGATCGACCTCGTCGATTATCCCCGCCCCGGCCAGCGCTGGACCATGCGCATCGCCGCGCTGTCGAACGGCGAACGCATCGTCTTCCTGTCCGATCGCTCGGCGATCGACGCCGCCGACCGGATGCGGTCCGATTTTGTCGCCAACGCCAGCCACGAGCTGCGCACCCCGCTCGCCGCGATCATCGGCTATGTCGAAACATTGCAGGACATGAATGGCGAAGACGACGGCGCAACGCGGCGCCGCTTCCTGTCGATCATCGAGCGCGAGGCGCGGCGGATGCAGCAACTGGTGATCGACCTGCTCTCAATCTCGCGCGTCGAGGCCGACCGCTTTCGCCGTCCAACCGCCGAGGTCGACCTCGCCGCGATCGTCCGGCACACGATCACCCAATTGCAGGACAGCGAATCCGCGCGGCCGAAGGACATTGTCGCGGCGCTCGGCACCGAAGCGATGCCGATGCTGGGCGACGAGGCGCAGCTCGGCCAACTCGCCCACAATATCATATCCAATGCGTTGAAATATGGCCGTCCCGGCACGCCGGTGACGGTCGAACTGCTGCGCGAAGGAGCGCGCGTTCGGCTGTCGGTGAGCGACGAGGGTGACGGCATCGCCCCCGACCATATCCCGCGGCTGACCGAACGCTTTTACCGCGTCGACGAGGCGCGCAGCCGCTCGGTCGGCGGCACCGGTCTTGGCCTCGCGATCGTCAAGCATATCAGCGAGCGCCATCAGGGGCAGCTCCACATCGACAGCGAACCGGGCAAGGGAACCAGCGTTTCGATAAGCTTTCCCCTTGCCGCCAGCGCCTAA
- a CDS encoding NAD(P)/FAD-dependent oxidoreductase: protein MTGTAPSATDVLIVGAGIAGASLAAALAPWRRVLLVEAEDTPGYHATGRSAAFWHESYGGAGVQPLTRASLDALDRPPADFAEQGFLTPRGALTLGRSVDAVAVDAFAAAFSEKGVAVDRISGAAVAAHIPGLRPHWCEAAYEAACRDIDVGRLHAAYLRAAKRAGASLVTRAPFRRARRMTQGWEVEVGGATIRADLLVNAAGAWADQVAAASGVAPVGIQPRRRTMLQLRLGVPVPADLPLVIDIGGAFYFKGESEGRIWLTPHDETPVDPHDVVPEEIDVATAIDRLQSVVDWPVAAIERKWAGLRSFAPDRLPVFGADRHEPRFIWCAGQGGFGIQTAPAIAALLAAQLGAPEPQGAIGWIDPSPFAASRFG from the coding sequence ATGACCGGCACCGCCCCTTCCGCAACCGACGTCCTGATCGTTGGCGCGGGGATTGCGGGCGCCAGCCTTGCGGCCGCGCTCGCGCCGTGGCGCCGCGTCCTGCTTGTCGAGGCGGAGGATACGCCCGGTTATCACGCAACGGGCCGGTCGGCCGCCTTCTGGCATGAAAGCTATGGTGGCGCCGGGGTGCAGCCACTGACCCGCGCGTCGTTGGATGCACTCGACCGGCCGCCTGCCGATTTTGCCGAGCAGGGTTTCCTTACCCCACGCGGCGCGCTCACGCTGGGGCGGTCGGTCGATGCCGTCGCCGTCGATGCTTTTGCGGCCGCGTTTTCCGAGAAAGGCGTCGCTGTCGACCGGATTTCGGGTGCCGCCGTCGCAGCGCATATCCCTGGACTTCGCCCGCATTGGTGCGAAGCGGCCTACGAAGCAGCGTGCCGCGACATCGACGTCGGCAGGCTGCACGCCGCCTATCTGCGCGCCGCGAAGCGCGCGGGCGCGTCGCTCGTCACGCGGGCTCCTTTTCGCCGCGCGCGCCGCATGACGCAGGGGTGGGAGGTAGAGGTCGGCGGTGCGACGATCCGCGCCGACCTGCTCGTCAATGCTGCCGGCGCCTGGGCCGATCAGGTCGCGGCGGCTTCGGGGGTCGCGCCGGTCGGTATTCAGCCCCGTCGCCGGACGATGCTGCAATTGCGGCTTGGTGTGCCTGTTCCCGCCGACTTGCCGCTGGTCATCGACATCGGCGGCGCTTTTTATTTCAAGGGCGAGAGCGAGGGACGCATCTGGCTTACCCCGCACGACGAAACGCCCGTCGATCCACACGACGTGGTTCCTGAGGAGATCGACGTTGCAACGGCGATTGACCGTTTGCAGTCGGTCGTCGACTGGCCGGTCGCTGCTATCGAGCGCAAATGGGCCGGGCTGCGCAGCTTCGCGCCCGACCGGCTTCCGGTGTTCGGAGCCGACCGGCATGAGCCGCGTTTCATCTGGTGCGCCGGGCAGGGCGGCTTTGGCATCCAGACGGCCCCGGCGATCGCGGCGTTGCTTGCCGCGCAGTTGGGGGCGCCGGAGCCACAGGGCGCGATCGGATGGATCGACCCGTCACCCTTCGCGGCGTCGCGCTTCGGGTAG
- a CDS encoding type II secretion system F family protein → MISTLPVTAAFSGAQTGPSLLGIDVVWAGTLLAAIGVFAVLVAIYNALTVRNPMTKRVKALNERREQLKAGITASTAKRRARLVRKNQTADRMRNFLGRLQVLQEGQIKEVQQKLAQAGIRSKDLAVAVIFGRMVLPILFGGLALFLIYIVDMWPTLTPFKRSGFTMAALILGYKAPDLFVDNMRQKRTDAIRKGLPDALDLLVICAEAGLTVDSAFSRVSKELGRAYPELGEEFALTSIELGFLTERRQAFENLAYRVNLESVKGVVTTMIQTEKYGTPLASALRVLSAEFRNERMMRAEEKAARLPAIMTVPLILFILPVLFIVILGPAACSLSDAMAGGSFGGR, encoded by the coding sequence ATGATTAGCACCCTCCCCGTCACCGCGGCATTTTCGGGCGCCCAGACCGGACCCTCGCTCCTCGGCATCGACGTCGTCTGGGCGGGTACGCTGCTCGCCGCGATCGGCGTTTTTGCCGTGCTCGTCGCCATCTACAATGCGCTGACCGTACGCAACCCGATGACAAAGCGCGTCAAGGCGCTGAACGAGCGCCGCGAACAGTTGAAGGCCGGCATCACCGCCTCCACCGCCAAGCGTCGCGCGCGGCTCGTGCGCAAAAACCAGACGGCCGACCGAATGCGCAATTTCCTGGGCCGCTTGCAGGTCTTGCAGGAAGGGCAGATCAAGGAGGTTCAGCAAAAGCTGGCCCAGGCCGGCATCCGGTCAAAGGATCTGGCGGTCGCGGTCATTTTCGGGCGAATGGTGCTGCCGATCCTGTTCGGCGGTCTGGCCCTCTTCCTGATCTATATTGTCGACATGTGGCCGACGCTGACGCCGTTCAAGCGGTCGGGTTTTACCATGGCCGCGCTGATTCTCGGTTACAAGGCGCCGGACCTGTTCGTCGACAATATGCGCCAGAAGCGTACCGATGCCATCCGCAAGGGTCTTCCGGACGCGCTCGACCTGCTCGTGATCTGCGCCGAGGCGGGGCTGACGGTCGACTCGGCCTTCTCGCGCGTATCGAAGGAACTGGGCCGCGCCTATCCCGAACTCGGCGAGGAGTTTGCGCTTACATCGATCGAGCTCGGCTTCCTCACCGAGCGCCGACAGGCATTCGAGAACCTTGCCTATCGCGTCAATCTGGAATCGGTGAAGGGCGTCGTCACGACGATGATCCAGACCGAAAAATATGGCACGCCGCTCGCCAGCGCGCTGCGCGTGCTGTCGGCCGAGTTTCGCAATGAGCGCATGATGCGGGCCGAGGAAAAAGCCGCGCGCCTGCCTGCGATCATGACGGTACCGCTGATCCTGTTCATCCTGCCGGTGCTGTTCATCGTCATCCTTGGACCCGCGGCCTGTTCGCTGAGCGACGCAATGGCTGGCGGCAGCTTCGGCGGCCGATAG
- a CDS encoding CpaD family pilus assembly protein, protein MKNIATWTVLALATTLAGCAGSAYSNRSLESVHQPVVRNSIYQFDVAAKDGELPPSEQGRLQGWFDAMGIRYGDRVAIEDPSLYGASSAQATVRAMVERRGLLLSKDVPVTTGAVPDGHIRVVVTRASASVPGCPDWNSKSSLNSLNATSSNYGCATNSNLAAMVADPNDLIKGTRDTGHDPVAATRAIQTYRTKPQTGAGELTKTPTSGGGQ, encoded by the coding sequence ATGAAAAATATCGCAACTTGGACGGTCCTGGCGCTGGCGACGACCCTCGCCGGATGCGCGGGCAGCGCCTACAGCAATCGCAGCCTGGAATCGGTCCATCAACCGGTCGTGCGCAACAGCATCTATCAGTTCGATGTCGCCGCGAAGGATGGCGAACTGCCGCCCAGCGAACAGGGTCGTCTGCAAGGCTGGTTCGATGCGATGGGCATCCGCTATGGCGACCGCGTCGCAATCGAGGACCCCTCGCTTTATGGCGCATCCTCGGCGCAGGCGACCGTCCGGGCGATGGTCGAACGCCGCGGACTTCTGCTCAGCAAGGATGTGCCGGTGACCACCGGTGCTGTTCCCGACGGTCATATCCGCGTCGTGGTTACGCGCGCATCGGCGTCGGTGCCGGGTTGCCCCGACTGGAACAGCAAGTCGTCGCTGAACTCGCTCAACGCGACTTCGTCCAATTATGGCTGCGCGACCAACAGCAATCTTGCAGCAATGGTCGCCGACCCCAACGACCTCATCAAAGGCACGCGCGACACAGGCCATGACCCGGTCGCGGCAACGCGCGCCATCCAGACCTATCGCACGAAACCTCAGACCGGGGCCGGCGAACTGACCAAAACACCCACGAGCGGAGGCGGCCAGTGA
- the cpaB gene encoding Flp pilus assembly protein CpaB, giving the protein MDTRKIMLIVGALVIAIGAAFGVNYMMRGAGAPAARAAAAPEITGPMILVATRQLPVGTIVGPDSFRFQPWPKDLVENAYFVKEKTDVNTLVGTVVRHPITAGQPLTQGALVHPNDRGFLAAALGPGMRAITVKVSQEQGVAGFVFPGDRVDVVLTQTIEVEEGSTYPDDQIFTAETIVRNIRVLATDQRYDAEDETGKTPVRTFGSVTLEATPEIAEKIAVAQGMGRLSLALRPLAESAGELDAAIASGEINVPASGGTAAERKMLAQAAARPVASRSSATTGGDVSRFWIPVRGRVTAPRPQQADNRGGYAPANDGRGVSAPTGPVVRVTRGDKMTEVPVGGK; this is encoded by the coding sequence ATGGATACGCGAAAGATTATGCTGATCGTCGGCGCGCTGGTGATTGCCATCGGCGCGGCATTCGGGGTCAACTATATGATGCGCGGAGCGGGGGCTCCCGCCGCACGGGCGGCCGCGGCGCCCGAGATCACGGGACCGATGATCCTGGTCGCGACGAGGCAATTGCCCGTCGGCACGATCGTCGGGCCGGACAGTTTCCGGTTCCAGCCCTGGCCAAAAGATCTCGTCGAGAACGCCTATTTCGTGAAGGAAAAAACCGACGTGAACACGTTGGTCGGTACCGTCGTGCGCCATCCGATCACGGCAGGACAGCCGCTCACGCAGGGTGCCCTCGTCCATCCCAACGATCGCGGCTTCCTTGCCGCGGCGCTCGGGCCCGGTATGCGGGCGATCACCGTCAAGGTGTCGCAGGAACAGGGCGTCGCGGGTTTCGTCTTTCCCGGCGACCGCGTCGACGTGGTGCTGACGCAGACGATCGAGGTCGAGGAAGGCAGCACCTATCCCGACGACCAGATCTTCACCGCCGAGACCATCGTTCGCAACATCCGCGTGCTGGCAACCGACCAGCGCTATGACGCAGAGGACGAGACGGGCAAGACGCCGGTGCGCACCTTCGGTTCGGTGACGCTCGAAGCGACGCCGGAGATTGCCGAAAAAATCGCCGTCGCACAGGGCATGGGCCGCCTGTCGCTCGCGCTCCGCCCGCTGGCCGAAAGCGCCGGCGAACTCGACGCCGCGATCGCTTCGGGTGAAATCAACGTTCCGGCTTCGGGGGGCACCGCTGCCGAAAGGAAGATGCTGGCGCAGGCCGCCGCGCGTCCGGTTGCCAGCCGTTCGTCGGCGACCACCGGTGGCGACGTGTCGCGCTTCTGGATCCCGGTACGCGGGCGCGTCACTGCGCCGCGTCCGCAGCAGGCAGACAACAGGGGTGGTTATGCGCCGGCCAATGACGGTCGCGGAGTGTCCGCGCCGACCGGCCCGGTCGTGCGCGTGACCCGCGGCGACAAGATGACCGAAGTTCCGGTTGGGGGTAAGTAA
- a CDS encoding A24 family peptidase: MMIAAAVSDIRSRTISNELNVAMAILAVPFWVVSGLTLWPDVPIQFGAALLVFLVFALLFAIGAMGGGDVKMICAVMLWIPLPLVLPMLMVMAIGGGILSLIMLIHMKLRPSERPVEVPYGVAIAAAGLWALHQHYLNQFQAIGLS; encoded by the coding sequence ATGATGATCGCCGCGGCGGTGAGTGACATCCGGTCGCGAACCATTTCCAACGAGCTCAATGTCGCAATGGCGATCCTTGCGGTTCCCTTCTGGGTGGTGTCGGGGCTGACGCTCTGGCCCGACGTGCCGATCCAGTTCGGCGCGGCGTTGCTGGTCTTTCTGGTTTTCGCCCTGCTTTTCGCGATCGGTGCGATGGGCGGCGGCGATGTCAAAATGATCTGCGCCGTGATGCTGTGGATCCCGCTTCCGCTGGTCCTGCCCATGCTGATGGTCATGGCAATCGGCGGCGGAATCCTCTCGCTGATCATGCTTATCCATATGAAACTGCGCCCTTCGGAGCGGCCGGTGGAAGTCCCTTATGGTGTAGCCATCGCCGCCGCAGGACTTTGGGCGCTTCACCAACACTATCTTAACCAGTTTCAGGCTATCGGTTTGTCCTGA
- a CDS encoding AAA family ATPase: MNAHFKSATLRDPFNAFVCDDDTLELIRVAASDMGWPMEKCNKGGLRNAVQSLSVSASPNILFVDMSESGDPINDINALAEVCEPGTVVIAAGQINDVRLYRDLLSSGIQDYLLKPLSLDQVRESLTMAQAMLSAPKHADMHDDKPHHMMAVVGVRGGVGASMVATSLAWAISEQADRQTALLDLDVHFGTGALTLDLEPGRGLIDAIDNPSRIDGLFIERAMVRASDKLSLLSAEAPIHQPVMTDGSAFFQLEEELRNAFEMTIVDIPRQVLIPFPHLVSEAGTILLVSDVTLAAARDTIRLLSWFKQNVPGARVLLVANKFQSAIGELSRKEFESSIERAIDIVIPFDPKLVAQAAKLGKSYAETCKGTKAAQVWTNLMRLILDGADVESEVAAASAKSKSGGSLLGKLGFTKKGAKQAA, from the coding sequence GTGAACGCTCATTTCAAATCTGCAACGCTGCGCGATCCTTTCAACGCGTTCGTCTGTGACGATGATACGCTGGAACTGATCCGCGTCGCGGCCAGCGACATGGGCTGGCCGATGGAAAAGTGCAACAAGGGCGGCCTGCGAAACGCGGTGCAATCGCTGTCGGTGTCGGCAAGCCCCAATATCCTTTTTGTCGACATGTCCGAATCGGGCGATCCGATCAACGACATCAACGCGCTGGCCGAAGTTTGCGAGCCGGGTACCGTGGTGATCGCGGCGGGGCAGATCAACGACGTCCGCCTGTATCGCGATCTGCTGTCGAGCGGGATTCAGGATTACCTGCTGAAACCGCTGTCGCTCGACCAGGTCCGCGAATCGCTGACGATGGCGCAAGCCATGCTGTCGGCGCCGAAACATGCCGACATGCACGACGACAAGCCGCATCACATGATGGCGGTTGTCGGGGTGCGCGGCGGCGTCGGCGCGTCAATGGTCGCAACCTCGCTTGCCTGGGCGATCAGCGAACAGGCCGACCGTCAGACCGCGCTGCTCGACCTCGATGTTCATTTCGGGACCGGCGCGCTGACACTCGACCTCGAGCCGGGCCGCGGGCTTATTGATGCGATCGACAATCCCAGCCGGATCGACGGCTTGTTCATCGAACGCGCCATGGTCAGGGCTTCGGACAAGCTTAGCCTGTTGTCGGCCGAAGCGCCGATTCACCAGCCGGTGATGACCGATGGATCGGCCTTTTTCCAGCTCGAGGAAGAATTGCGCAATGCCTTCGAGATGACGATCGTCGACATCCCGCGCCAGGTGTTGATCCCCTTCCCGCACCTTGTGTCGGAAGCGGGAACGATCCTGCTGGTCAGCGATGTCACCCTGGCCGCCGCGCGCGACACGATCCGCCTTTTGTCCTGGTTCAAACAGAATGTGCCCGGCGCACGCGTGCTGCTGGTCGCCAACAAGTTCCAGAGCGCGATCGGAGAACTGTCGCGCAAGGAGTTCGAGTCCTCGATCGAACGTGCGATCGACATCGTCATTCCATTCGATCCCAAACTCGTCGCGCAGGCAGCAAAGCTGGGCAAATCCTATGCCGAAACGTGCAAGGGCACGAAGGCGGCGCAGGTCTGGACAAATCTGATGCGGCTCATCCTCGACGGCGCCGATGTCGAATCCGAGGTGGCTGCCGCTTCGGCCAAGAGCAAATCGGGCGGATCGCTGCTCGGCAAACTGGGTTTCACCAAAAAGGGCGCAAAACAGGCGGCGTGA
- a CDS encoding fumarylacetoacetate hydrolase family protein yields MKLASLKHGRDGRLVVVSDDLAWYSDASAIAPTMQAALDDWADAAPRLAALAEDLNHDAIPKERFHERDAASPLPRAYQWADGSAYVNHVALVRQARGAEMPESFWHDPLMYQGGSDAFLAPRDPIPLGDPAWGCDMEAEIVVVTDDVPAGIDPVTAREKVLLVGLTNDVSLRGLIPAELAKGFGFFQSKPSSAMSPVFVTPDALGDQWKDGKLHGTLCVDLNGQPLGRADAGVDMTFDFGQLIAHAAKTRNLGAGTIIGSGTVSNRDADGGPGKPVSEGGLGYSCLAEVRTVETIRHGEAKTPFMQRGDTVRIWMDDARHHSIFGAIEQTVA; encoded by the coding sequence GTGAAACTGGCTTCGCTCAAGCACGGCCGTGATGGCCGCCTCGTCGTCGTTTCGGACGATCTGGCTTGGTATTCCGACGCATCGGCGATCGCGCCGACGATGCAGGCGGCGCTCGACGACTGGGCCGATGCTGCGCCGCGTCTGGCCGCGCTGGCCGAGGATTTGAACCATGACGCGATCCCCAAGGAGCGCTTTCACGAGCGCGACGCCGCATCGCCACTGCCACGCGCCTATCAATGGGCCGACGGCAGCGCCTATGTGAACCATGTCGCGCTGGTGCGCCAGGCGCGAGGCGCGGAAATGCCCGAGAGTTTCTGGCACGATCCGCTGATGTACCAGGGCGGCAGCGACGCTTTCCTTGCGCCGCGCGACCCGATCCCGCTCGGCGATCCGGCATGGGGGTGCGACATGGAGGCCGAGATCGTCGTCGTCACCGACGATGTTCCCGCCGGGATCGATCCCGTCACGGCGCGCGAGAAGGTTCTGCTCGTCGGCCTGACCAACGATGTCTCGCTCCGCGGACTGATCCCCGCCGAACTCGCCAAGGGGTTCGGCTTTTTCCAGTCCAAGCCGTCGAGTGCGATGTCGCCGGTTTTCGTGACGCCCGACGCGCTGGGCGACCAATGGAAGGATGGCAAGCTGCATGGCACGCTGTGCGTTGACCTCAACGGTCAGCCGCTCGGCCGCGCCGATGCCGGCGTCGACATGACCTTCGATTTCGGTCAGCTCATCGCCCACGCGGCCAAAACGCGCAACCTTGGCGCGGGCACGATCATCGGGTCAGGCACGGTGTCGAACCGTGACGCCGACGGCGGCCCCGGCAAGCCGGTGAGCGAGGGCGGACTGGGGTATAGCTGCCTTGCCGAAGTGCGGACGGTCGAAACGATCCGGCACGGCGAAGCGAAGACGCCCTTCATGCAGCGGGGCGATACGGTGCGTATCTGGATGGACGATGCGCGCCACCACAGCATCTTCGGCGCGATTGAGCAGACGGTCGCCTGA
- a CDS encoding type II and III secretion system protein family protein: protein MNSKANFKAAALARTLAIGLVAATLIAAPSRPVAAQAVQNASSSIDLSVGRGRLISLPAAMSDVFVADDKVADVQVRSSRQLYVFAKAPGETSIYATDASGRVVFSTVARVGNNIETIDQMLSLAMPEASIAANTMNGFVLLTGTVRSPDDAAEAERLVQAFVGDQTKVLSRLRTATPLQVNLQVRIAEVNRSLVKELSGNLLTRDTDGPLGNGFLGGVFGGRQAGTITTDANGNTIYSITTPPGTRSLAGAGRLFGLDLIASLDIGERSGLVATLAQPNLTAISGETADFLAGGEFPVPIPGNFAGTTIEYRKYGVSLAYTPTVLSNGRISLRVRPEVSELSTEGAIEMQGFQIPALTIRRAETTVELGSGESFMIAGLLNNRSIGAIDKMPGLGDVPLLGTLFKSDSFRRGETELVIVVTPYLVEPVSANDIKLPTDAFRDADDLQRLLLNQTSDGVTGGDRPKPRLDSNVGDADRPRGGGSDASPGFSIK, encoded by the coding sequence ATGAACAGCAAAGCCAATTTCAAGGCGGCGGCTCTGGCGCGCACCCTCGCCATCGGCCTCGTGGCAGCGACGCTGATAGCGGCCCCGTCGCGACCCGTCGCGGCGCAGGCGGTACAGAATGCCAGCAGCAGCATCGACCTTTCGGTCGGTCGCGGTCGCCTGATCAGCTTGCCCGCCGCGATGAGTGACGTGTTCGTTGCCGACGACAAGGTCGCCGATGTGCAGGTCCGTTCGAGCCGCCAGCTCTATGTCTTTGCCAAGGCGCCCGGCGAAACGAGCATCTATGCCACCGACGCCAGCGGACGGGTCGTGTTCTCGACCGTCGCGCGCGTCGGCAACAATATCGAGACGATCGACCAGATGCTGTCATTGGCAATGCCCGAAGCAAGCATTGCGGCGAACACGATGAACGGCTTTGTGCTGCTCACCGGCACCGTCCGGTCGCCCGACGATGCGGCCGAAGCCGAACGGCTGGTACAGGCCTTTGTCGGCGATCAGACCAAGGTGCTCTCGCGTCTGCGCACGGCGACGCCGCTGCAGGTCAATCTGCAGGTCCGTATCGCCGAGGTGAACCGCTCGCTCGTCAAGGAGTTGAGCGGAAACCTGTTGACCCGCGACACCGACGGCCCCCTTGGCAACGGTTTTCTGGGTGGGGTGTTCGGCGGCCGCCAGGCGGGCACGATCACGACCGACGCCAACGGCAATACCATCTACTCCATCACGACTCCGCCCGGAACACGCAGCCTGGCCGGAGCGGGCCGCCTGTTCGGGCTCGACCTGATCGCTTCGCTCGACATCGGCGAGCGTTCGGGACTGGTGGCGACGCTGGCACAGCCCAATCTCACGGCGATTTCGGGCGAGACCGCCGACTTCCTGGCGGGCGGCGAGTTTCCCGTGCCGATCCCCGGCAATTTCGCGGGGACGACCATCGAGTATCGCAAATATGGCGTCAGCCTGGCCTATACGCCGACCGTGCTGTCGAACGGCCGCATCAGCCTGCGCGTCCGTCCCGAAGTTTCGGAGCTGTCGACCGAAGGCGCGATCGAGATGCAGGGGTTTCAGATTCCCGCGCTCACGATCCGCCGCGCCGAAACCACGGTCGAGCTGGGTTCGGGCGAAAGCTTCATGATCGCCGGATTGCTCAACAACCGTTCGATCGGCGCCATCGACAAGATGCCGGGCCTCGGCGACGTGCCGCTGCTCGGCACATTGTTCAAGTCGGACAGCTTCCGCCGCGGCGAGACCGAACTCGTCATCGTCGTGACGCCCTATCTGGTCGAACCCGTCTCGGCGAACGACATCAAGCTGCCGACCGATGCGTTCCGCGATGCCGACGACTTGCAACGCCTGCTGCTCAACCAGACGAGCGATGGCGTGACGGGCGGCGACCGTCCGAAGCCACGCCTCGACTCCAATGTGGGTGATGCCGACCGCCCGCGCGGCGGCGGCAGCGACGCCTCGCCCGGTTTCAGCATCAAGTGA
- a CDS encoding type II secretion system F family protein yields MAFAVLAILLQGPSAGKAKSRRLAMVKDRHAASTEAVVAAQMRKTIQSVGRRGNSSLTSLLPRREELEKRIRRTGKSWTLTQYMFASMGLFVVATGAMLIVRAPFPMAALVGLLISLGLPYLVVGMAIKKRVAQFNARFPDAIDLLVRGLRSGLPVTETFQVVSQELPGPVGEEFKGVVERIRIGNTMEAALQETAEMLGTPEFQFFCITIQIQRETGGNLAETLANLSDVLRKRAQMKLKIRAMSSEAKASAYIVGALPFFVFGVVWTVNPSYLAGFFVEQRLIVAGIGGLIWMSIGAGIMAKMVNFEI; encoded by the coding sequence ATGGCTTTTGCGGTTCTTGCGATCCTGCTTCAGGGTCCGTCGGCGGGCAAGGCAAAGTCGCGGCGGCTGGCGATGGTCAAGGATCGCCATGCCGCTTCGACCGAGGCAGTCGTCGCGGCGCAGATGCGCAAAACCATCCAGTCGGTGGGACGCCGGGGCAACTCGTCGCTGACCAGCCTGCTTCCCCGCCGCGAGGAACTCGAAAAGCGCATCCGGCGGACAGGCAAGAGCTGGACGCTTACCCAATATATGTTCGCCTCCATGGGACTGTTTGTCGTGGCGACCGGCGCGATGCTGATCGTCCGCGCCCCGTTCCCGATGGCCGCGCTCGTCGGACTGCTGATCAGCCTTGGCCTGCCCTATCTGGTCGTCGGCATGGCGATCAAGAAGCGCGTCGCACAATTCAATGCGCGCTTTCCCGATGCGATCGACCTGCTGGTGCGCGGGCTGCGGTCGGGCCTGCCGGTGACCGAGACCTTCCAGGTCGTCAGCCAGGAACTGCCCGGCCCTGTCGGCGAGGAGTTCAAAGGCGTCGTCGAGCGGATCCGGATCGGTAACACGATGGAGGCGGCGCTTCAGGAAACGGCCGAAATGCTCGGCACGCCCGAGTTCCAGTTCTTCTGCATCACCATCCAGATCCAGCGCGAGACGGGCGGCAACCTTGCGGAAACACTGGCCAACCTGTCGGACGTGCTGCGCAAACGTGCGCAAATGAAGCTGAAGATCCGCGCAATGTCATCGGAAGCCAAGGCGTCGGCCTATATCGTCGGCGCGCTTCCCTTTTTCGTCTTCGGCGTCGTGTGGACGGTGAACCCCAGCTATCTTGCGGGTTTCTTCGTCGAACAACGCCTGATCGTCGCCGGGATCGGCGGGCTGATCTGGATGAGCATCGGGGCCGGAATCATGGCCAAGATGGTCAATTTCGAGATTTGA